A stretch of the Streptosporangiales bacterium genome encodes the following:
- a CDS encoding PH domain-containing protein has translation MAKVDRRLAPGEQIYHQLHPHWQVLVGPVFLFLVCVGAGGFLAAVLPETWMRAAIAVICLLVVLLWVLRPFLRWYTTTYTLTDRRVLIREGIFTRSGRDIPLARVTDVAFRHTLWQRMLRTGTLILESAGEQGQAVLTNVPSVETVQRDIYTLLDPAALDSDADEEESY, from the coding sequence ATGGCGAAGGTCGACAGGCGGTTGGCGCCCGGTGAGCAGATCTACCACCAGCTGCACCCGCACTGGCAGGTGCTGGTCGGTCCGGTGTTCCTGTTCCTCGTGTGCGTCGGTGCCGGCGGGTTCCTGGCCGCCGTGTTGCCGGAGACCTGGATGCGCGCCGCCATCGCCGTCATCTGTCTGCTCGTCGTGCTGCTCTGGGTGCTCCGCCCGTTCCTGCGCTGGTACACCACCACGTACACGCTCACCGACCGGCGGGTGCTGATCCGCGAGGGCATCTTCACCAGGAGCGGGCGCGACATTCCGCTGGCCAGGGTCACCGACGTCGCGTTCAGGCACACGCTGTGGCAGCGGATGCTGCGCACCGGCACGCTGATCCTGGAGTCGGCCGGCGAGCAGGGCCAGGCCGTGCTCACCAACGTCCCTTCGGTCGAGACCGTCCAGCGCGACATCTACACCCTGCTCGACCCGGCCGCCCTGGACAGCGACGCCGACGAGGAGGAGTCGTACTGA
- a CDS encoding biotin--[acetyl-CoA-carboxylase] ligase has protein sequence MGDERAPLRADELTAAIVRGGALWRAVRVTPSTASTSADLAAVAGTEAEGLIQVAEFQERGRGRLDRTWQAPPRSALTFSVLLAPADVAVDRWPWLPLLAGVAAVDALADVLPQGAGLKWPNDVLVGDRKVAGILAERVGGALVLGMGLNVSLRADELPVDTATSLLLAGAADVDRTALLAALLDRLAAEYVAWRRAAGDATASGLLDRYRQRCVTLGRAVRVQLPGDQVLDGTAIDVAPSGALLVTDPAGSEHELAAGDVVHVRPTPP, from the coding sequence ATGGGCGACGAGCGGGCGCCGCTGCGCGCCGACGAGCTGACGGCCGCGATCGTGCGCGGCGGGGCGCTGTGGCGTGCGGTGCGCGTCACGCCGAGCACGGCGTCGACCAGCGCCGACCTCGCGGCCGTCGCCGGCACCGAGGCGGAGGGGCTCATCCAGGTCGCGGAGTTCCAGGAACGCGGCCGCGGCCGGCTGGACCGCACCTGGCAGGCGCCGCCGCGTTCGGCGCTGACGTTCAGCGTGCTGCTCGCTCCAGCCGACGTGGCGGTGGACCGGTGGCCGTGGCTGCCGCTGCTCGCCGGCGTCGCCGCCGTGGACGCGCTCGCCGACGTGCTGCCGCAGGGCGCCGGGCTGAAGTGGCCGAACGACGTACTGGTCGGCGACCGCAAGGTCGCCGGGATCCTCGCGGAGCGGGTGGGCGGCGCGCTGGTGCTCGGCATGGGGCTGAACGTCTCGCTGCGTGCCGACGAGCTGCCCGTGGACACGGCGACGTCGCTGCTGCTCGCCGGCGCCGCCGACGTCGACCGGACGGCGCTGCTGGCCGCGCTGCTCGACCGGCTGGCGGCGGAGTACGTGGCGTGGCGCCGAGCGGCCGGCGACGCCACGGCCAGCGGCCTGCTCGACCGGTACCGGCAGCGGTGCGTCACGCTCGGCCGGGCGGTGCGGGTGCAGCTCCCCGGGGACCAGGTGCTCGACGGCACCGCCATCGACGTCGCACCGTCCGGTGCCCTGCTCGTCACCGACCCCGCCGGCAGCGAGCACGAGCTGGCCGCCGGCGACGTCGTACACGTCCGCCCCACCCCACCCTGA
- a CDS encoding phosphoenolpyruvate carboxylase codes for MPEAMRRDVRLLGDTLGRVISEQGGADLLDDVERLRRAVIAAHSDPAAEREARRLVESWPISRAEQVASAFTCYFHLANLAEEHQRARTIAERDRSGEPVPESLAATVTTLQQQYDGERVAALLGDLWFHPVLTAHPTEARRRAVVAAIRRVGEQLTRLHAAGPTGSEAAEASRRLYEEVDGLWRTALLRQSQPDPLDEVRTAMAVFDETLFRTVPVLYRGLDTALSPDDAGRRPALAPPFLRLGSWVGGDRDGNPHVTAQVTREAALIQAEHVLRALENAATRLGRTLTAGDATTPPSDQLRALLRRSRAAYPDRMAELAKRSPSESHRQALLIAARRIRATRERDLDLAYRDADELLAELALVQESLAAAGAVRLAYGELQHLVWQVRTFGFHLAELEIRQHSEVHERALAEVRAGGELSEQTEEVLQTLRVVAWVQERFGVRACRRYVVSFTRRADDVAAVYELADHATSGRPPVLDVVPLFETGADLRGAVEVLSEVVQLPPVRRRLDATGARLEVMLGYSDSAKDIGPVAATLLLYDVQGALAAWASKHGIRLALFHGRGGALGRGGGPANRAVLAQAPGSVAGTFKVTEQGEVIFARYGNAAIASRHIEQVSSAVLMASTEEVERRAIDAAERFRGLADRISAAAHETYQALVDADGFAAWFAAVSPLPEIGSLRIGSRPSRRAGAAQDLAGLRAIPWVFAWSQARINLPGWYGLGSGLAAADDLPQLREAYAQWPLFRSLLDNAQMSLAKTDRKIAARYLALGDRPDLTEQVLAEYDRTVDWVLQVTGSTRLLEASRVLSRAVQLRNPYVDALSHLQLRALSALRLGEPTDEEHAGYERLLQLTLNGVAAGLQNTG; via the coding sequence ATGCCGGAGGCCATGCGCCGCGACGTACGGCTGCTCGGCGACACGCTCGGGCGTGTGATCAGCGAGCAGGGTGGCGCCGACCTGCTCGACGACGTCGAGCGGCTGCGCCGCGCGGTGATCGCCGCACACTCCGACCCGGCCGCCGAACGGGAGGCCAGGCGGCTGGTGGAGTCGTGGCCGATCTCCCGCGCGGAGCAGGTCGCGAGCGCGTTCACCTGCTACTTCCACCTGGCCAACCTCGCCGAGGAGCACCAGCGCGCCCGCACCATCGCGGAACGCGACCGGTCCGGCGAGCCGGTGCCGGAGTCGCTGGCCGCCACGGTCACGACGCTGCAGCAGCAGTACGACGGCGAGCGCGTCGCGGCGCTGCTCGGTGACCTGTGGTTCCACCCGGTGCTCACCGCGCACCCGACCGAGGCGCGGCGACGGGCCGTGGTGGCGGCGATCCGCCGGGTCGGCGAGCAGCTCACCAGGCTGCACGCGGCCGGGCCGACCGGCAGCGAGGCGGCCGAGGCCAGTCGGCGGCTGTACGAGGAGGTCGACGGGCTGTGGCGCACGGCGCTGCTGCGCCAGAGCCAGCCCGACCCGCTCGACGAGGTGCGTACGGCGATGGCGGTGTTCGACGAGACGCTGTTCCGCACCGTGCCGGTGCTCTACCGGGGCCTCGACACCGCGCTCTCGCCGGACGACGCGGGCCGGCGCCCGGCGCTCGCGCCGCCGTTCCTCAGGCTCGGCAGCTGGGTCGGCGGCGACAGGGACGGCAACCCGCACGTCACGGCGCAGGTGACCAGGGAGGCGGCGCTGATCCAGGCGGAGCACGTGCTGCGCGCGCTGGAGAACGCCGCGACCCGGCTCGGCCGCACGCTCACCGCGGGCGACGCCACCACGCCGCCGTCCGACCAGCTGCGTGCGCTACTCAGGCGCAGTCGCGCCGCGTACCCGGACCGGATGGCGGAGCTGGCCAAGCGGTCCCCGAGCGAGTCGCACCGGCAGGCGCTGCTGATCGCCGCGCGCCGGATCCGGGCGACCAGGGAGCGCGACCTCGACCTCGCGTACCGCGATGCCGACGAGCTGCTCGCCGAGCTGGCGCTGGTGCAGGAGTCGCTGGCCGCCGCGGGCGCGGTGCGGCTGGCGTACGGCGAGCTGCAGCACCTGGTCTGGCAGGTGCGTACGTTCGGCTTCCACCTCGCCGAGCTGGAGATCAGGCAGCACAGCGAGGTGCACGAGCGGGCGCTGGCCGAGGTGCGCGCCGGCGGCGAGCTCAGCGAGCAGACCGAGGAGGTACTGCAGACGCTGCGCGTCGTTGCCTGGGTGCAGGAGCGCTTCGGGGTGCGGGCCTGCCGCCGCTACGTGGTCAGCTTCACCCGCCGCGCGGACGACGTCGCGGCCGTCTACGAGCTCGCCGACCACGCAACCAGCGGCCGGCCGCCGGTGCTCGACGTCGTGCCGCTGTTCGAGACCGGCGCCGACCTGCGCGGCGCCGTCGAGGTGCTGAGCGAGGTCGTGCAGCTGCCGCCCGTCCGCCGCCGGCTGGACGCGACCGGAGCGCGGCTCGAGGTGATGCTCGGCTACTCAGACTCCGCCAAGGACATCGGCCCGGTGGCCGCGACGCTGCTGCTGTACGACGTGCAGGGCGCGCTGGCCGCGTGGGCGAGCAAGCACGGCATCAGGCTCGCGCTGTTCCATGGTCGCGGCGGCGCGCTCGGCCGCGGCGGCGGCCCGGCCAACCGGGCGGTGCTCGCGCAGGCGCCAGGCTCGGTGGCCGGCACGTTCAAGGTGACCGAGCAGGGCGAGGTGATCTTCGCCAGGTACGGGAACGCAGCGATCGCCAGCCGCCACATCGAGCAGGTGTCGTCGGCCGTGCTCATGGCGTCCACCGAGGAGGTGGAGCGGCGTGCGATCGACGCGGCCGAGCGGTTCCGCGGGCTCGCCGACCGGATCAGCGCCGCCGCGCACGAGACGTACCAGGCGCTGGTCGACGCGGACGGGTTCGCGGCCTGGTTCGCCGCCGTCAGCCCGCTGCCGGAGATCGGCTCGCTGCGCATCGGCTCCCGGCCGTCGCGGCGCGCCGGTGCCGCGCAGGACCTCGCCGGGCTGCGGGCGATCCCGTGGGTGTTCGCCTGGTCGCAGGCCAGGATCAACCTGCCCGGCTGGTACGGCCTCGGCAGCGGCCTCGCCGCCGCGGACGACCTGCCGCAGCTGCGGGAGGCGTACGCCCAGTGGCCGCTGTTCCGGTCGCTGCTCGACAACGCGCAGATGAGCCTGGCGAAGACCGACCGCAAGATCGCCGCCCGCTACCTCGCGCTCGGCGACCGGCCCGACCTGACCGAGCAGGTCCTCGCCGAGTACGACCGCACCGTCGACTGGGTGCTGCAGGTGACCGGAAGCACCCGGCTGCTGGAGGCGAGCCGGGTGCTGTCGCGGGCGGTGCAGCTGCGCAACCCGTACGTCGACGCGCTGTCGCACCTGCAGCTGCGCGCGCTGAGCGCCCTGCGCCTGGGCGAGCCCACCGACGAGGAGCACGCCGGCTACGAGCGGCTGCTGCAGCTCACCCTGAACGGGGTGGCGGCCGGCCTGCAGAACACCGGCTGA
- a CDS encoding alpha/beta hydrolase, whose product MRILVAGLVAGLTLCAAPAAAASTTPRLALPEPIGRHSVGATAFHLVDEARTDPWRPVSGNRELMVTMWYPTAVPHGASVEYVTAAESEAFLDFQRDQGSPIPEDLPDDVLTGTRTHATAGVPPLPRPGGRPLVLLSPGFTLPRATLTGLATGLASRGYLVAAVDHAYESSGTSFPSGLKTCVACEVGEATAVPPVRAADMSLVLDRLTRNRLVDADRVAMVGHSIGGASAATALAADDRIDAGVNLDGTFFDPLPAAGLRKPFLMLGTQRHRPGGDDESWDTAWARLHGAKYWFTVEDTGHLSFTDTAVLADQMGLTDPAAPLPGTRTTAITRAYVGAFLDRHLRGAGGSLLDGPSERFPEVHPQP is encoded by the coding sequence ATGCGAATCCTCGTCGCCGGCCTGGTCGCCGGCCTCACCCTCTGCGCCGCGCCAGCCGCCGCGGCGAGCACGACGCCGCGGCTGGCGCTGCCCGAGCCCATCGGCCGGCACTCGGTCGGCGCCACCGCGTTCCACCTCGTCGACGAGGCGCGCACGGACCCCTGGCGGCCGGTGTCAGGGAACCGGGAGCTGATGGTCACCATGTGGTACCCGACAGCCGTGCCGCACGGTGCGTCCGTCGAGTACGTGACCGCGGCGGAGTCCGAGGCGTTCCTCGACTTCCAGCGTGACCAGGGTTCGCCCATCCCGGAGGACCTGCCGGACGACGTGCTGACCGGCACCCGCACGCACGCCACCGCGGGCGTACCGCCGCTGCCCAGGCCAGGTGGACGTCCGCTGGTGCTGCTCTCGCCCGGGTTCACGCTGCCGCGCGCCACCCTCACCGGCCTCGCCACCGGCCTCGCCAGCCGGGGCTACCTGGTGGCCGCAGTCGACCACGCGTACGAGTCGTCGGGCACCTCGTTCCCCAGCGGGCTGAAGACCTGCGTCGCCTGCGAGGTGGGCGAGGCGACCGCGGTCCCGCCGGTGCGGGCCGCGGACATGTCATTGGTGCTCGACCGGCTCACCCGTAACCGGTTGGTCGACGCCGACCGGGTCGCCATGGTCGGGCACTCGATCGGCGGTGCCTCCGCCGCGACGGCGCTCGCCGCGGACGACCGGATCGACGCTGGCGTGAACCTCGACGGCACGTTCTTCGACCCGCTGCCGGCGGCCGGTCTGCGCAAGCCGTTCCTCATGCTTGGCACCCAGCGGCACCGTCCCGGCGGCGACGACGAGAGCTGGGACACTGCCTGGGCCCGGCTGCACGGTGCGAAGTACTGGTTCACGGTCGAGGACACCGGGCACCTGTCGTTCACCGACACCGCGGTGCTCGCCGACCAGATGGGGCTGACCGACCCGGCGGCGCCGCTGCCGGGTACGCGGACCACGGCGATCACCCGTGCGTACGTCGGGGCGTTCCTCGACCGCCACCTGCGCGGCGCCGGCGGCTCGCTGCTCGACGGGCCGAGCGAGCGCTTCCCCGAGGTGCACCCGCAGCCCTGA
- a CDS encoding methylmalonyl-CoA carboxyltransferase, which translates to MAEPHPEAPSPGTTERPDAGDLDVHTSAGKLADLERRHEEAVHAGSARAVEKQHAKGKKTARERIAMLLDEGSFFELDELARHRSTNFGQQQNRPYGDGVVTGYGTVDGRPVAVFAQDFTVFGGSLGEVFGEKIVKVMEHALKTGCPMIGINDSGGARIQEGVVSLGLYGDIFYRNVKASGVVPQISLVMGPCAGGAVYSPAITDFTVMVDQTSHMFITGPDVIKTVTGEDVGFEELGGARTHNERSGNAHYLASDEDDAVEYVQALLAYLPSNNMDDAPSYPADAPLEVTAEDTELNTLVPDSASQPYDMHTVIEHVVDDGEFLEVQALFAPNIVVGFGRVDGQSVGVVANQPMQLAGTLDIDASEKAARFVRTCDAFNIPVLTFVDVPGFLPGTDQEWGGIIRRGAKLLYAYAEATVPKVTVITRKAYGGAYDVMGSKHLGADVNLAWPTAQVAVMGAQGAVNILYRGRLGQAAQEGGDVEALRQELITDYEDTLANPYVAAERGYLDAVIQPAETRAQVVRALRALRTKRVDAPPRKHGNIPL; encoded by the coding sequence ATGGCGGAACCGCATCCGGAGGCACCGAGCCCCGGCACCACGGAACGACCAGACGCCGGTGACCTCGACGTCCACACCTCGGCCGGCAAGCTCGCCGACCTCGAACGGCGGCACGAGGAGGCCGTGCACGCCGGGTCGGCGCGCGCGGTGGAGAAGCAGCACGCGAAGGGCAAGAAGACCGCGCGCGAGCGCATCGCCATGCTGCTCGACGAGGGCTCGTTCTTCGAGCTGGACGAGCTGGCCAGGCACCGGTCCACGAACTTCGGCCAGCAGCAGAACCGGCCGTACGGGGACGGCGTGGTGACCGGCTACGGCACGGTCGACGGCCGCCCGGTGGCGGTGTTCGCGCAGGACTTCACCGTCTTCGGCGGCAGCCTCGGCGAGGTGTTCGGCGAGAAGATCGTCAAGGTCATGGAGCACGCGCTGAAGACCGGCTGCCCGATGATCGGCATCAACGACTCAGGCGGCGCCCGCATCCAGGAGGGCGTGGTCAGCCTCGGCCTGTACGGCGACATCTTCTACCGCAACGTCAAGGCCAGCGGCGTCGTACCGCAGATCTCGCTGGTGATGGGGCCGTGCGCCGGGGGTGCGGTGTACTCGCCGGCGATCACCGACTTCACCGTGATGGTCGACCAGACGTCGCACATGTTCATCACCGGGCCCGACGTTATCAAGACCGTCACCGGCGAGGACGTCGGCTTCGAGGAGCTCGGCGGCGCGCGTACCCACAACGAGCGAAGCGGCAACGCGCACTACCTGGCCAGCGACGAGGACGACGCGGTGGAGTACGTGCAGGCGCTGCTCGCGTACCTGCCGAGCAACAACATGGACGACGCGCCGAGCTACCCCGCGGACGCGCCGCTCGAGGTGACCGCCGAGGACACCGAGCTGAACACACTGGTGCCAGACTCGGCCAGCCAGCCGTACGACATGCACACGGTCATCGAGCACGTGGTGGACGACGGCGAGTTCCTCGAGGTGCAGGCGCTGTTCGCGCCGAACATCGTGGTGGGCTTCGGCCGGGTGGACGGGCAGAGCGTCGGCGTCGTCGCGAACCAGCCGATGCAGCTGGCCGGCACCCTGGACATCGACGCCAGCGAGAAGGCCGCGCGCTTCGTGCGCACCTGCGACGCGTTCAACATCCCCGTGCTCACCTTCGTGGACGTGCCCGGCTTCCTGCCAGGCACCGACCAGGAGTGGGGCGGCATCATCCGCCGCGGCGCGAAGCTGCTGTACGCGTACGCCGAGGCGACCGTGCCGAAGGTGACGGTGATCACCAGGAAGGCGTACGGCGGGGCGTACGACGTGATGGGCTCCAAGCACCTCGGCGCGGACGTCAACCTGGCCTGGCCGACCGCACAGGTCGCGGTGATGGGCGCGCAGGGCGCGGTGAACATCCTGTACCGCGGCCGGCTCGGGCAGGCGGCGCAGGAGGGCGGCGACGTCGAGGCGCTGCGGCAGGAGCTGATCACGGATTACGAGGACACCCTCGCCAACCCGTACGTCGCCGCAGAACGCGGGTACCTGGACGCCGTGATCCAGCCGGCGGAAACCCGCGCGCAGGTGGTGCGGGCGCTGCGTGCGCTGCGCACGAAGCGCGTCGACGCGCCGCCGCGCAAGCACGGCAACATCCCGCTGTGA
- a CDS encoding acyl-CoA carboxylase subunit epsilon, producing the protein MSDRQDAAGERPVLRIVRGDPTPDEVAALVAALRVRSARQAAGTPAQPRVSAWADRANALRRPLPHGRDAWRRYRRPR; encoded by the coding sequence ATGAGCGACCGTCAGGACGCCGCCGGCGAGCGGCCGGTGCTGCGGATCGTGCGCGGCGACCCCACCCCGGACGAGGTCGCGGCGCTGGTGGCCGCGCTACGCGTGCGGTCGGCCCGGCAGGCGGCGGGGACGCCGGCGCAGCCACGGGTGTCGGCCTGGGCGGACCGGGCGAACGCACTGCGCCGACCGCTGCCGCACGGCCGCGACGCCTGGCGGCGCTACCGCCGGCCGCGCTGA
- a CDS encoding transcriptional regulator, which translates to MTSGTHPRHRIDDVIHSPVRFSVAATLAGLDNAEFRHVRDTVEVSDSVLSKHVTALETAGYVKVKKGYVGKRPRTWLSLTAKGREAYERHLAALRDIADNAG; encoded by the coding sequence ATGACCTCGGGCACGCACCCGCGGCACCGTATCGACGATGTCATCCACTCGCCCGTGCGGTTCTCCGTCGCCGCGACGCTCGCCGGCCTCGACAACGCGGAGTTCCGGCACGTACGCGACACCGTGGAGGTCAGCGACTCCGTGCTGTCCAAGCACGTGACGGCCCTCGAGACGGCCGGCTACGTGAAGGTGAAGAAGGGCTACGTGGGCAAGCGCCCCCGCACCTGGCTCAGCCTCACGGCGAAGGGACGGGAGGCGTACGAGCGCCACCTCGCAGCGCTGCGCGACATCGCCGACAACGCCGGCTAG
- a CDS encoding biotin/lipoyl-binding protein, translated as MRKVLIANRGEIAVRVARACTDAGLASVAVYSEPDRGAVHVTAAGEAFALGGSTPAESYLDIAKILDVAKRAEADAVHPGYGFLAENSEFAQAVLDAGLTWIGPPPEAIRSLGDKVAARHIAAQVGAPLVAGTKDPVGSADEVTAFAREHGLPIAIKAAFGGGGRGLRVAYELDDVTNQYDSAVREAVAAFGRGECFVERYLARPRHVETQCLADSHGNVVVVSTRDCSLQRRHQKLVEEAPAPFLTDEQVATLYESSKAIMRAAGYVGAGTCEFLVGEDGTISFLEVNTRLQVEHPVSEEVTGIDLVREQLRIADGEPLGYDDPPIRGHAIEFRINAEDAGANFLPAPGTVTGWQPPSGPGVRLDAGVQLGTVVPQMYDSMLAKLIVTGADRRQALARSRRALAEFRVDGMPTVLPFHRSVLADPAFTDEPFRVHTRWIETEFENHIPPYAGTADAEAEAEAEAEERELIVVEVAGRRLEVSLPAGGTGAGQAPQPRRRRSGKKNAGGAATGNSLTSPMQGTIVQVLVEDGQQVAAGDPVVVLEAMKMEQPLSAHRSGTVRGLDATVGATVSNGGLICEIVD; from the coding sequence GTGCGGAAGGTGCTGATCGCGAACCGGGGTGAGATCGCCGTCCGGGTGGCCAGGGCGTGCACCGACGCCGGGCTGGCCAGCGTGGCGGTGTACTCGGAACCGGACCGCGGCGCAGTCCACGTGACGGCGGCGGGCGAGGCGTTCGCGCTCGGCGGCAGCACCCCCGCGGAGAGCTACCTCGACATCGCGAAGATCCTCGACGTCGCCAAGCGCGCCGAGGCGGACGCGGTGCACCCCGGCTACGGCTTCCTCGCCGAGAACTCCGAGTTCGCGCAGGCCGTCCTGGACGCCGGGCTCACCTGGATCGGCCCGCCGCCTGAGGCGATCAGGTCGCTCGGCGACAAGGTCGCCGCCAGGCACATCGCCGCCCAGGTCGGCGCGCCGCTGGTTGCCGGCACGAAGGACCCGGTCGGCAGCGCCGACGAGGTCACGGCGTTCGCCCGCGAGCACGGCCTGCCGATCGCCATCAAGGCGGCGTTCGGCGGCGGTGGCCGCGGGCTGCGGGTCGCGTACGAGCTCGACGACGTCACGAACCAGTACGACTCCGCCGTACGTGAGGCGGTCGCGGCGTTCGGCCGCGGCGAGTGCTTCGTGGAGCGCTATCTCGCCAGGCCCAGGCACGTCGAGACGCAGTGCCTGGCCGATAGCCACGGCAACGTTGTGGTGGTGTCGACCCGCGACTGCTCACTGCAGCGGCGGCACCAGAAGCTGGTCGAGGAGGCACCCGCGCCGTTCCTCACCGACGAGCAGGTCGCCACCCTGTACGAGTCCAGCAAGGCGATCATGCGGGCGGCGGGCTACGTCGGCGCGGGCACCTGCGAGTTCCTCGTCGGCGAGGACGGCACCATCTCGTTCCTCGAGGTCAACACCAGGCTGCAGGTCGAGCACCCGGTGTCCGAGGAGGTCACCGGCATCGACCTGGTGCGCGAGCAGCTGCGCATCGCCGACGGCGAGCCGCTCGGCTACGACGACCCGCCGATCCGCGGCCACGCCATCGAGTTCAGGATCAACGCCGAGGACGCCGGCGCGAACTTCCTGCCCGCTCCCGGCACGGTGACCGGGTGGCAGCCGCCGTCCGGCCCCGGCGTACGCCTCGACGCCGGCGTCCAGCTCGGCACCGTGGTGCCGCAGATGTACGACTCGATGCTCGCCAAGCTGATCGTCACCGGAGCCGACCGCCGGCAGGCGCTCGCGCGCAGCCGGCGCGCGCTGGCGGAGTTCCGCGTCGACGGCATGCCCACGGTGTTGCCGTTCCACCGCTCGGTGCTCGCCGACCCGGCGTTCACCGACGAGCCGTTCCGGGTCCACACCAGGTGGATCGAGACCGAGTTCGAGAACCACATCCCGCCGTACGCGGGCACCGCCGACGCCGAGGCCGAGGCCGAGGCCGAGGCCGAGGAGCGGGAGCTGATCGTCGTCGAGGTGGCCGGTCGCCGGCTCGAGGTGAGCCTGCCCGCCGGCGGCACCGGCGCGGGCCAGGCGCCGCAGCCGCGCCGCCGCAGGTCCGGTAAGAAGAACGCCGGCGGTGCCGCGACCGGCAACTCGCTGACCAGCCCGATGCAGGGCACGATCGTGCAGGTCCTCGTCGAGGACGGCCAGCAGGTGGCGGCCGGCGACCCGGTCGTCGTGCTCGAGGCGATGAAGATGGAGCAGCCGCTGTCTGCGCACCGCAGCGGCACCGTCAGGGGGCTGGACGCGACCGTCGGCGCCACCGTCAGCAACGGCGGGCTGATCTGCGAGATCGTCGACTGA
- a CDS encoding NAD(P)H-quinone dehydrogenase, translating to MPKVAIVGGGPGGYEAALVAAQLGAEVTLVERDGAGGACVLNDCVPSKTLIATAETAHGLEQAAGLGLQLTDHEGDPTSALSVDIGQVNRRVQDLAAAQSADIGKRLAAAGVNLVDGVGRLADNGRVVVDDAEIAADVVLLSVGAQPRTLPGTEVDGERILTWRQVYDLDELPEHLVVVGSGVTGAEFASGYLGLGSAVTLVSSRDRVLPHEDPDAAAVLEGVFARRGMNVVSKARAERVERTRDGVVVRLVDGRVVEGSHCLLAVGSVPATEGIGLAESGVRLTDGGLIEVDRVSRTSLPGVYAAGDCTGVLMLASVAAMQGRIAMWHALGEAVAPLRLSTVAANVFTDPEIASVGVTQAMVDSGAVDAQQVMLPLATNPRAKMQGIREGFVKLFCRSGTGTVLGGVIAAPRASELVLTMSIAVQFGLTVGQIAHTFSVYPSLTGSVTEAARQLMTPLD from the coding sequence GTGCCGAAGGTAGCGATCGTCGGAGGTGGCCCTGGCGGCTACGAGGCGGCGCTCGTCGCGGCGCAGCTCGGCGCCGAGGTCACGCTGGTCGAACGCGACGGCGCCGGCGGCGCGTGCGTGCTCAACGACTGCGTGCCGTCGAAGACGCTGATCGCCACGGCGGAGACCGCGCACGGGCTGGAGCAGGCCGCCGGCCTTGGCCTGCAGCTCACCGACCACGAAGGCGACCCCACCAGCGCGCTGAGCGTCGACATCGGACAGGTGAACCGCCGGGTGCAGGACCTGGCCGCCGCCCAGTCGGCCGACATCGGCAAGCGGCTGGCGGCCGCGGGGGTGAACCTGGTCGACGGCGTCGGGCGGCTGGCCGACAACGGCCGGGTAGTGGTCGACGACGCCGAGATCGCGGCCGACGTGGTGCTGCTCTCCGTCGGCGCGCAGCCGCGGACGCTGCCCGGCACGGAGGTGGACGGCGAGCGCATCCTCACCTGGCGCCAGGTGTACGACCTGGACGAGCTGCCCGAGCACCTCGTCGTGGTCGGCTCCGGCGTGACGGGGGCGGAGTTCGCCAGCGGCTACCTCGGCCTCGGCTCGGCGGTCACGCTGGTGTCCAGCCGCGACCGGGTGCTGCCGCACGAGGACCCGGACGCAGCCGCCGTACTGGAAGGCGTGTTCGCCAGGCGCGGGATGAACGTCGTGAGCAAGGCCCGCGCGGAACGGGTCGAACGTACCCGCGACGGCGTCGTCGTACGGCTGGTGGACGGCCGGGTCGTCGAGGGCTCGCACTGCCTGCTCGCCGTCGGTTCGGTGCCTGCCACCGAGGGGATCGGCCTGGCGGAGTCGGGCGTACGGCTGACCGACGGCGGCCTGATCGAGGTCGACCGGGTGTCGCGTACGTCGCTGCCCGGGGTCTACGCGGCCGGCGACTGCACCGGCGTGCTCATGCTGGCGTCGGTCGCCGCGATGCAGGGCCGGATCGCCATGTGGCACGCGCTGGGTGAGGCGGTGGCGCCGCTACGGCTGTCCACCGTCGCGGCGAACGTGTTCACCGACCCGGAGATCGCGAGCGTCGGCGTCACCCAGGCGATGGTCGACTCAGGCGCGGTCGACGCGCAGCAGGTGATGCTGCCGCTGGCCACCAACCCGCGCGCGAAGATGCAGGGCATCCGCGAGGGCTTCGTGAAGCTGTTCTGCCGGTCGGGCACCGGCACCGTGCTCGGCGGCGTCATCGCCGCGCCGCGGGCGAGCGAGCTGGTGCTGACCATGTCGATCGCCGTGCAGTTCGGCCTGACCGTCGGGCAGATCGCGCACACGTTCTCCGTCTACCCGTCGCTGACCGGCAGCGTCACGGAGGCCGCCCGCCAGCTGATGACCCCGCTGGACTGA